In Rutidosis leptorrhynchoides isolate AG116_Rl617_1_P2 chromosome 6, CSIRO_AGI_Rlap_v1, whole genome shotgun sequence, the DNA window TACAAGTAACGTATAATGAATATAAACCCTAACACCACCCTTGAGCCATAAATACCGGCTAACCCGATTATGGTGGGTCGACGTTTAACCACCTTGCTGAGAACATCATCTCACATCGGGGTTATTTACGGTGCTCCAGCCGGAGAGTTAAAATCGAATGACTCTTAAATCCCCCCTTTTCTTTGATGACAAGCATGGACGAACCCTAAGATCATTTCTATGCCTGATCAAATGGCTTCATCCATGGACCAGAAAGTTAAATGTTTTTGTTAATCATTAAAAGCGACTTAATGCTTCTTGTCGCAAACTTCAGAGACTGATAACAGATTGATTGACAATTGTTGAACGTAGTTGACCTTATCGAAGCTTACACTCTCATTAGAAAACATATCTGGGCAATGATAAATCCTCGTTTATCATTTGCGTATGCAACCGTTCCTTTAATTTGCTTGACATTAAATAACAGAGACGAGTTGTTTGACATATGGCGGGAcgcttcactatcaacaatctaagtATTGTTGAGTAAATTATAGAAAACATGCAACAACAAAAGTAGATGATTAGTTAGATATTGAAACAAGTTTTACTTTTAAATTCTTTTGGCAAAAATTGAATGTCATACTGTGTCAAACAAACAAGATTTATTATTTTAAAGTTGTTTTTGGCAAAAAAAAATTGAACATTGTATTGATTATAGGTCCAAGATTTAAATTGAAAATAAAATGGTACGAAGCACATCTTGTATTGGCTTGGAATGTTTATTGCTTGATGTAGATATTGTGAATACTTTGTAATCCTTAAGTAGTTAGTTGATTTGATATAGTAGAAACTTTCTTTAAAAAGTTGTTAATCATCACAAAAACTTGGTTCATGCTAGAGTAAATTTCTTTGAAAATAAACTTAGACCAATAAGATATTTTCCTAGTACAATTTATCTATGTTGCACTTTATTAGCATTTCttgttatttaatttaatatttaatatttatattaatcacTGTTATTACGAAGTACTCCGTTATTTTAGGTTTCTTGGATACTAGGCAACAGGGTGTTTTAGAAAATTAAAAAGCAATAAACCAACAAGAAAAGGCTACACCATGGAAAGAAAGGTATATCTAATTGGCAAGAAAACATCACAATTGCAACTAACATTCATACCTCAAATTGCAAACCATCCTCCATGTATCTTTGCATATATATATCTTCAACAAGTTCTTGTCATTGTATAGCAACTCATTTATTAAGGTTTTCATAAAATAATAATTTGACATTGCAAAATTATTAATCTAAGATGGATTCAAAGGCAATTCCTACACCAACTCGAGTTTATCAAGACTTCGAACCTTCAATGGAGTGGGTACCTGAAGATGATTCGGATACCCTTCTAGTCTATCTTCCGGGTGAGTTTTTTGTTATTTGATCATTCGATTAGATTTCGATTTTAATAAGCATGGAAGCACAATCGATGTGTTTCTATTCAACGATACTAAACacacattttattttattaattaataaaatcaaaataCTCTTATCAAAAAACTTGTGCATAATTATGCAACTTTGAACAACTTTTGAACGTTCTGTCTAATATAATGTAAAATTCTACCTATGATAGTGCATGGTTGACAGGAATTCATGAACTTGTGTGATTTACGTtaataaatacaaaataaaaacaaattaAATCAATTGGGGACGTATAGATAAGAGCCTAATGGGCTCTGTAATGGGTTCATGGACTACTAATGGGCTCTATAACTTTTGGCCCGTTTGATTAATATGCTCTCTTTGTATGATTAATGTCACATAAATGAAATTGTATTTGGAGTGAATTTTTTAAATATTTGTTCAGGTTTTTCCAAGGAACAATTAAGAGTTCAacttagagcaagaaatttgatcaTTAGCGGTGAAAGAAAGCTCCAAAATTCTACATGGAATCGATTTCGTGTAGAATTTCCAGTTTCTGTAAACTGTGATCTAAACAGAATCAGCGCCAAATTTGAAGGAAACATACTATTCGTTAAGCAACCAAAACTTATCACTCAAGAACCAAAACCGGATGCAGTAGAAGAAAAGGCGCCCGTAGTTGCAGAACCATTGCCAGCACCTCAAAAACTTGTTGATGAACCAAATTTGGATCAAAAAGCTTCGGCCGAAAAGCCCACTCCAACAACCCAACCAAACACAGAAATAAAAAATGTTCAAGATGATTTACAAAAGACGGAAGTAGAAGAAAAGAGCAAAA includes these proteins:
- the LOC139851327 gene encoding uncharacterized protein, with the translated sequence MDSKAIPTPTRVYQDFEPSMEWVPEDDSDTLLVYLPGFSKEQLRVQLRARNLIISGERKLQNSTWNRFRVEFPVSVNCDLNRISAKFEGNILFVKQPKLITQEPKPDAVEEKAPVVAEPLPAPQKLVDEPNLDQKASAEKPTPTTQPNTEIKNVQDDLQKTEVEEKSKKPKDTEPKTKEKAVENKSTADLDNKNKKVVQAELDKTTKTALENYKLAVGVFATKLKTSKNAVNAIVVLLIGLVIGIYLSDSIKSWTKA